A genomic stretch from Falco naumanni isolate bFalNau1 chromosome 6, bFalNau1.pat, whole genome shotgun sequence includes:
- the GABRR1 gene encoding gamma-aminobutyric acid receptor subunit rho-1 isoform X6 encodes MRPGFGGPAIPVGVDVQVESLDSISEVDMDFTMTLYLRHYWKDERLSFPSTNNQSMTFDGRLVKKIWVPDMFFVHSKRSFIHDTTTDNVMLRVQPDGKVLYSLRVTVTAMCNMDFSRFPLDTQTCSLEIESYAYTEDDLMLYWKNGNDSLKTDERISLSQFLIQEFHTTTKLAFYSSTGWYNRLYINFTLRRHIFFFLLQTYFPATLMVMLSWVSFWIDRRAVPARVPLGITTVLTMSTIITGVNASMPRVSYIKAVDIYLWVSFVFVFLSVLEYAAVNYLTTVQERKERKLRDKLPCACSLAQPRPMMMDGSYNDGDVSELGHYVSENGDKQDRMMVQLALGSERGSGRRKNQRYVSMRINTHAIDKYSRIIFPGAYILFNLIYWSIFS; translated from the exons gccCTGCAATTCCTGTCGGGGTGGATGTCCAAGTTGAAAGTTTGGACAGCATTTCTGAGGTGGACATG GACTTCACCATGACACTTTATCTGAGGCACTACTGGAAAGACGAGAGGCtgtccttccccagcaccaacaACCAAAGCATGACATTTGACGGCAGGCTGGTGAAGAAGATCTGGGTCCCTGATATGTTCTTCGTCCACTCCAAGCGCTCCTTCATCCACGACACCACGACAGACAATGTCATGCTGCGGGTCCAGCCAGATGGGAAGGTCCTTTATAGCCTCAG AGTTACAGTAACAGCAATGTGCAACATGGATTTTAGTCGCTTTCCCCTGGACACACAGACATGTTCCCTGGAGATTGAAAGCT ATGCCTACACTGAAGATGACCTCATGCTCTACTGGAAGAATGGGAACGATTCCCTAAAAACAGATGAGAGGATATCGCTGTCCCAGTTCCTGATCCAGGAGTTTCACACCACCACAAAACTCGCCTTTTACAGCAGCACAG GATGGTACAATCGCCTCTACATAAACTTCACTTTACGCCGACACATCTTCTTCTTCTTGCTCCAAACCTACTTCCCCGCCACCCTCATGGTCATGTTGTCCTGGGTGTCCTTCTGGATCGATCGCCGAGCAGTTCCTGCCAGAGTCCCACTAG GGATCACCACCGTGCTAACCATGTCCACGATCATCACTGGGGTGAACGCCTCCATGCCTCGCGTTTCCTATATCAAAGCAGTGGACATTTACCTGTGGGTCAGttttgtgtttgtcttcctCTCAGTGCTGGAATACGCGGCTGTGAATTACCTGACTACGGTGCAAGAGCGGAAGGAGAGGAAACTGCGGGACAAG CTTCCCTGCGCGTGCAGCCTGGCCCAGCCTCGGCCCATGATGATGGACGGCAGTTACAACGACGGCGATGTGAGCGAACTGGGGCACTACGTGTCTGAGAACGGGGACAAACAGGACCGAATGATGGTGCAGCTGGCGCTGGGATCCGAGAGGGGctcaggcaggaggaaaaacCAGAGATACGTCAGCATGCGCATCAACACTCACGCCATCGATAAGTACTCCAGGATAATATTCCCTGGCGCATACATCCTATTTAATTTGATATACTGGTccattttttcataa